A genomic window from Streptomyces brevispora includes:
- a CDS encoding Gfo/Idh/MocA family protein, protein MTTPVIPLRIGLVGTGPWARNTQAPALATHPGAVLSGVWGRRAEAAQELAAAHGATAYTGDAGLDELFAASDAVAFALPPDVQAPLAARAAAAGCHLLMDKPVATSVAAAREVAEAAEQARVASVVFCTLRFAPETSAWIAEQHAVGGWFTAHAHWIGALWAPGVDSEFAASPWRHEKGGLWDVGPHALSVLIPVLGEVTRLTAARGPADTHHLILRHASGASSTVTLTLAAPAAAAGVEVELRGEHGTVGLPRWDGAVGAFRAAVDALIESVRTGVAHPCDVRFGLRLTELLAEAEAQAGE, encoded by the coding sequence ATGACGACACCTGTGATCCCCCTGCGTATCGGCCTGGTCGGCACCGGCCCCTGGGCCCGCAACACCCAGGCCCCCGCCCTCGCCACGCACCCCGGCGCCGTGCTGAGCGGGGTGTGGGGCCGCCGGGCCGAGGCCGCACAGGAACTGGCCGCCGCCCATGGCGCCACGGCGTACACCGGTGACGCGGGACTCGACGAGCTCTTCGCCGCGAGCGACGCGGTCGCGTTCGCCCTGCCGCCGGACGTCCAGGCCCCGCTGGCCGCCCGTGCCGCGGCGGCCGGCTGCCATCTGCTGATGGACAAGCCGGTCGCCACGAGCGTCGCGGCCGCCCGAGAGGTGGCCGAGGCCGCCGAGCAGGCCCGGGTCGCCTCCGTCGTCTTCTGCACCCTGCGGTTCGCCCCGGAGACCTCCGCCTGGATCGCCGAACAGCACGCGGTGGGCGGCTGGTTCACCGCGCACGCCCACTGGATCGGCGCCCTGTGGGCACCTGGCGTGGACAGCGAGTTCGCCGCGTCCCCCTGGCGCCACGAGAAGGGCGGCCTCTGGGACGTCGGCCCGCACGCGCTCTCCGTCCTCATCCCGGTGCTGGGTGAGGTGACGCGGCTGACCGCGGCCCGTGGCCCCGCCGACACCCACCACCTGATCCTGCGCCACGCCTCCGGAGCCTCCAGCACGGTGACGCTCACGCTGGCCGCCCCGGCGGCCGCGGCCGGGGTGGAGGTCGAGCTCAGGGGCGAGCACGGGACCGTCGGGCTGCCCCGGTGGGACGGCGCAGTCGGCGCCTTCCGGGCGGCGGTGGACGCGCTGATCGAATCGGTGCGTACGGGGGTGGCGCACCCCTGCGACGTACGGTTCGGGCTCCGGCTGACCGAACTGCTCGCGGAGGCCGAGGCACAGGCGGGCGAGTAA
- a CDS encoding IPT/TIG domain-containing protein encodes MAVSPNQGSTGGGDAVTLTGSRFTGTTGVSYGSSLAPSFTVVSDTTTATITPEATWTLLRSCLFP; translated from the coding sequence ATGGCGGTCTCACCGAACCAGGGATCCACCGGCGGCGGCGACGCGGTGACCCTCACCGGCAGCCGCTTCACCGGCACCACCGGCGTGAGCTACGGCTCCAGCCTGGCTCCAAGCTTCACGGTCGTCAGCGACACCACCACCGCCACCATCACCCCGGAAGCGACCTGGACCTTGCTCAGGTCATGCCTGTTCCCGTAG
- the lipA gene encoding lipoyl synthase, translated as MSAVAPDGRKMLRLEVRNSQTPIERKPEWIKTRAKMGPEYNRLQKLVKSEGLHTVCQEAGCPNIFECWEDREATFLIGGDQCTRRCDFCQIDTGKPQELDRDEPRRVGESVVTMDLNYATITGVARDDLEDGGAWLYAETVRQIHTQTAEREGGHTKVELLIPDFNAEPAQLAEVFSSRPEVLGHNVETVPRIFKRIRPGFRYERSLEVITRAREAGLVTKSNLILGMGETREEVSQALRDLHDAGCELITITQYLRPTPRHHPVERWVKPHEFVELKDEADAIGYSGVMSGPLVRSSYRAGRLFQQAMERRDALTAAPPAQQTSV; from the coding sequence GTGTCCGCTGTCGCACCCGACGGGCGCAAAATGCTGCGCCTTGAGGTCCGGAACAGCCAGACCCCCATCGAGCGGAAGCCCGAGTGGATCAAAACACGGGCGAAGATGGGCCCCGAGTACAACCGACTGCAGAAGCTCGTGAAGAGCGAGGGTCTGCACACGGTGTGCCAGGAGGCGGGCTGCCCCAACATCTTCGAGTGCTGGGAGGACCGCGAGGCCACGTTCCTCATCGGCGGTGACCAGTGCACCCGGCGCTGTGACTTCTGCCAGATCGACACCGGCAAGCCCCAGGAGCTGGACCGGGACGAGCCCCGTCGTGTCGGGGAGTCCGTCGTCACGATGGACCTGAACTACGCCACCATCACCGGCGTAGCCCGCGACGACCTGGAGGACGGCGGCGCCTGGCTGTACGCGGAGACCGTGCGCCAGATCCACACGCAGACGGCGGAGCGGGAGGGCGGCCACACCAAGGTCGAGCTGCTGATCCCCGACTTCAACGCCGAGCCCGCGCAGCTCGCCGAGGTCTTCTCCTCGCGCCCCGAGGTGCTGGGGCACAACGTGGAGACGGTGCCGCGGATCTTCAAGCGGATCCGCCCCGGCTTCCGGTACGAGCGCTCCCTGGAGGTCATCACGCGGGCCCGCGAGGCCGGTCTGGTGACCAAGTCCAACCTGATCCTCGGCATGGGCGAGACCCGCGAGGAAGTCAGCCAGGCGCTGCGGGACCTGCACGACGCGGGTTGCGAGCTCATCACGATCACGCAGTACCTGCGGCCGACCCCGCGCCACCACCCGGTCGAGCGCTGGGTGAAGCCGCACGAGTTCGTGGAGCTCAAGGACGAGGCCGACGCGATCGGCTACTCCGGTGTGATGTCCGGGCCGCTGGTCCGTTCCTCGTACCGCGCGGGCCGGCTCTTCCAGCAGGCGATGGAGCGGCGCGATGCCCTCACTGCCGCACCGCCCGCGCAGCAGACGTCCGTGTGA
- a CDS encoding arsenate reductase family protein, with product MEIWINPACSKCRGAVRLLDAEGADYTVRRYLEDVPSPDEIRAVLDRLGLEPWDITRTQEAEAKELGLKEWPREADARERWITALAAHPKLIQRPIITAEDGTAVVARTDEAVRDAMGR from the coding sequence ATGGAGATCTGGATCAATCCCGCCTGTTCGAAGTGCCGCGGCGCGGTGCGGCTGCTCGATGCGGAGGGCGCCGACTACACGGTCCGCCGCTACCTGGAGGACGTGCCGTCACCGGACGAGATCCGGGCCGTGCTCGACCGGCTCGGGCTGGAGCCGTGGGACATCACACGGACCCAGGAGGCGGAGGCGAAGGAGCTGGGGCTCAAGGAGTGGCCGCGTGAGGCGGATGCGCGGGAGCGGTGGATCACGGCGCTCGCCGCGCACCCGAAACTGATCCAGCGGCCGATCATCACGGCCGAGGACGGCACGGCCGTGGTCGCGCGCACGGACGAGGCGGTACGGGACGCCATGGGGCGCTGA
- a CDS encoding regulator, translated as MSERPPQRTPNRRLASLITEAGFSNAGLARRVDQLGLEHGLDLRYDKTSVTRWLRGQQPRGTTPALIAEVFTRRLGRRLSAQDLGLDACAPVYAGLEFAATPAEAVDIVSGLWRKDSGSHAELRKIAFTPAGLVVPSRDWLIGRADEWVGRGVEPGAVTAAAGAGAPGAGAGGRTNGVQTAGGPRGASGPNGAYGTGVNGYTRGAGLTGSGLGAVPEQGAAGPGGRPAPRGPVQSRIPGSPAATGLPGPLVPPRALPGAPGVPRQRQTDRGSGQKVSGGDVAALRSVAELFRTLDNAYGGGHARQALVRYLEHETEPMLRGTYGEATGRRLFAAAADLTRLAGWTSYDIAAHGLAQRYFVQSLRLAQAAGDRAYGSYVLITMSRQAVYLGHGREAVQLARVAQQGIGSAAPNAVLALLHAVEARGHGVLGEAKACAASLARAERALEVSRPGDDVPHWARCFDEAQLADEFGHCHRDLQQYRAAAQHAERSLQLRAPAYARSRLFCRVVLASARLGLGELDQACRLGAEAAQQAAEMRSVRATEYVRDFERRLEPFRDAAAVRGYRERVAALG; from the coding sequence ATGTCGGAACGACCTCCGCAGCGCACCCCCAACCGCCGACTCGCCTCGCTCATCACCGAAGCCGGATTCTCCAACGCCGGCCTCGCCCGCCGGGTGGACCAGCTCGGCCTCGAACACGGCCTCGACCTGCGGTACGACAAGACCTCCGTGACCCGCTGGCTGCGTGGACAGCAGCCACGGGGGACCACCCCGGCGCTGATCGCGGAGGTCTTCACCCGGCGGCTCGGGCGCAGACTCTCCGCCCAGGACCTGGGCCTCGACGCCTGCGCCCCCGTCTACGCCGGCCTGGAGTTCGCCGCCACCCCCGCCGAGGCGGTCGACATCGTCAGCGGACTGTGGCGGAAGGACTCCGGCAGCCATGCGGAGCTGCGGAAGATCGCCTTCACCCCGGCGGGACTGGTCGTCCCCAGCCGGGACTGGCTGATCGGCCGGGCGGACGAGTGGGTGGGGCGCGGCGTCGAGCCCGGAGCGGTCACGGCCGCGGCCGGCGCCGGTGCTCCCGGTGCCGGAGCGGGCGGCCGGACGAACGGCGTCCAGACGGCCGGCGGGCCACGTGGCGCGTCCGGACCGAACGGGGCGTACGGCACCGGAGTGAACGGGTACACCAGGGGCGCCGGACTCACCGGGTCCGGCCTCGGCGCGGTGCCCGAGCAGGGGGCCGCCGGGCCCGGGGGCCGGCCCGCCCCCCGGGGGCCGGTGCAGTCCCGGATCCCCGGTTCACCCGCGGCCACCGGCCTGCCGGGCCCCCTCGTACCGCCCAGGGCGCTGCCGGGCGCCCCGGGCGTCCCGCGGCAGCGGCAGACCGACCGGGGCTCCGGCCAGAAGGTCAGCGGCGGAGACGTGGCCGCCCTGCGGTCGGTCGCCGAGCTCTTCCGCACCCTCGACAACGCCTACGGCGGCGGCCACGCCCGGCAGGCCCTGGTCCGGTACCTGGAGCACGAGACGGAACCGATGCTGCGCGGAACGTACGGCGAGGCCACCGGCCGCCGGCTGTTCGCCGCCGCGGCCGATCTGACCCGCCTCGCGGGCTGGACCTCGTACGACATCGCGGCACACGGGCTCGCCCAGCGGTACTTCGTCCAGTCCTTACGCCTCGCCCAGGCCGCCGGGGACCGGGCCTACGGCAGCTACGTCCTGATCACGATGAGCCGGCAGGCGGTCTACCTCGGACACGGCAGGGAAGCGGTGCAGCTGGCGCGGGTGGCCCAGCAGGGCATCGGCTCGGCGGCGCCGAACGCGGTCCTGGCCCTGCTGCACGCGGTCGAGGCGCGCGGGCACGGGGTACTCGGGGAGGCCAAGGCCTGCGCGGCCTCGCTGGCCCGGGCGGAGCGCGCGCTGGAGGTCTCCCGCCCTGGCGACGACGTGCCGCACTGGGCGCGCTGCTTCGACGAGGCCCAGCTCGCCGACGAGTTCGGGCACTGCCACCGGGACCTCCAGCAGTACCGGGCCGCCGCGCAGCACGCGGAGCGCTCGCTGCAACTGCGTGCCCCCGCGTACGCCCGCAGCCGGCTGTTCTGCCGGGTGGTGCTGGCCTCCGCGCGGCTCGGGCTCGGTGAGCTCGACCAGGCCTGCCGGCTGGGTGCGGAGGCCGCTCAGCAGGCTGCCGAGATGCGATCGGTGCGCGCCACGGAGTACGTGCGGGACTTCGAGCGCCGGCTCGAACCGTTCCGGGACGCCGCAGCCGTACGCGGATACCGCGAGCGGGTTGCTGCACTGGGGTGA
- the lipB gene encoding lipoyl(octanoyl) transferase LipB — MTELRFVRLGFGEEAVDYREAWEKQREVHAARFEDTVPDTCLLLEHLSVYTAGRRTTDSERPLDGTPVIDVDRGGKITWHGPGQLIGYPIQKLPRPVDVVAHVRRLEDALIRTAAEFGVETSRVEGRSGVWVLGDPVDERPALGGLSLDFDPRLRDEEFDARLNGPEYAPSNAGQRREDRKLAAIGIRVAKGVTMHGFALNVNPDNTSFDRIVPCGIRDAGVTSLAYELGRDLTIADVLPVVERHLKDVLENAEPAPRIIERPADAVATA, encoded by the coding sequence GTGACTGAGCTTCGGTTCGTCCGTCTGGGATTCGGCGAGGAAGCCGTCGACTACCGGGAAGCCTGGGAGAAGCAGCGCGAGGTGCACGCGGCGCGGTTCGAGGACACCGTCCCCGACACCTGCCTGCTGCTGGAGCACCTGTCCGTCTACACGGCTGGCCGGCGCACGACCGACAGCGAGCGCCCCCTGGACGGCACCCCGGTCATCGACGTGGACCGCGGCGGCAAGATCACCTGGCACGGGCCGGGCCAGCTGATCGGCTACCCGATCCAGAAGCTGCCGCGCCCGGTGGACGTCGTCGCGCATGTCCGGCGCCTGGAGGACGCGCTGATCCGCACGGCGGCCGAGTTCGGGGTGGAGACCAGCCGGGTCGAGGGCCGCAGCGGCGTCTGGGTGCTCGGCGACCCGGTCGATGAGCGTCCGGCGCTCGGCGGTCTCTCCCTCGATTTCGACCCGAGGCTTCGGGACGAGGAGTTCGACGCCCGGCTGAACGGCCCCGAGTACGCCCCGTCCAACGCGGGTCAGCGCCGCGAGGACCGCAAGCTGGCCGCGATCGGCATCCGGGTCGCCAAGGGCGTGACGATGCACGGCTTCGCGCTCAACGTGAACCCGGACAACACCTCGTTCGACCGGATCGTGCCGTGCGGCATCCGGGACGCGGGCGTCACCTCACTGGCGTACGAGCTGGGCCGCGACCTCACGATCGCGGACGTGCTCCCGGTCGTCGAGAGGCACCTGAAGGACGTCCTGGAGAACGCCGAGCCCGCTCCGCGCATCATCGAGCGCCCGGCCGATGCCGTGGCCACGGCGTGA
- a CDS encoding IS1380 family transposase: protein MGTFLRAFTHGHALQLHAVHRRFLGALAAHPPLLPGAGVMAFIDVDSTHKRVYGRAKQGAEYGRFKGIRTLHPLLATIYTPHSRPVIAAVRMRRGKAADARGAPKLVSEALATAVEAGCTGMRILRADSQFYNAGVIAACRRAGARFSITTGMNPSIKRAVLSIPNDAWQKISYPNAVEDPDIGDLISDAEVTEIPAYTAFASRKKSERVTARLIVRRVRDLAKPAVVGEQGELFPVWRYHPFFTDNPAGTLQAEREHRHHAVVEQVIADSKAGALAHLPSGHFHANSAWLILWAMAYNLLRAVGAHTSAFHAKATTATIRAHLVHVPARIARSARRIILHLPHNWPWQQAWTHMFAITHGPPGLI, encoded by the coding sequence CTGGGCACGTTCCTGCGCGCGTTCACCCACGGTCATGCGCTCCAACTCCACGCCGTGCACCGCAGGTTCCTCGGCGCGCTGGCCGCACACCCGCCGCTGCTTCCGGGCGCCGGTGTGATGGCGTTCATCGACGTCGACTCCACTCATAAACGGGTCTACGGGCGGGCCAAGCAGGGCGCGGAGTACGGCCGGTTCAAGGGCATCCGCACTCTGCACCCGTTGCTCGCCACGATCTACACCCCGCACTCCCGGCCGGTGATCGCCGCGGTCCGGATGCGCCGCGGCAAGGCAGCCGACGCCCGCGGCGCCCCGAAACTCGTGAGCGAGGCCCTGGCCACCGCCGTCGAGGCGGGCTGCACCGGCATGCGGATCCTGCGGGCGGACTCCCAGTTCTACAACGCCGGTGTGATCGCAGCCTGCCGCAGGGCCGGAGCCCGTTTCTCCATCACCACTGGCATGAACCCGTCCATCAAACGGGCCGTCCTCAGCATCCCCAACGATGCCTGGCAGAAGATCAGTTACCCGAACGCAGTGGAAGATCCGGACATCGGTGATCTCATCTCGGACGCCGAGGTCACCGAGATACCCGCATACACCGCGTTCGCCAGCCGCAAGAAGAGTGAGCGCGTCACGGCCCGGCTGATCGTGCGCCGGGTCCGTGACCTGGCCAAACCCGCCGTCGTGGGAGAACAGGGCGAGCTGTTTCCCGTCTGGCGCTACCACCCCTTCTTCACCGACAACCCCGCCGGGACACTCCAGGCCGAACGGGAACACCGGCACCACGCGGTGGTGGAACAGGTCATCGCGGACAGCAAAGCCGGCGCTCTGGCCCACCTGCCCTCCGGGCACTTCCACGCCAACTCGGCCTGGCTCATCTTGTGGGCGATGGCTTACAACCTGCTGCGGGCCGTCGGAGCACACACCTCGGCCTTCCACGCGAAGGCGACCACCGCCACGATCCGTGCCCACCTGGTCCACGTCCCGGCCCGGATCGCTCGCTCCGCACGGCGCATCATCCTGCACCTGCCCCACAACTGGCCCTGGCAGCAAGCCTGGACGCACATGTTCGCCATCACGCACGGCCCACCGGGACTGATCTGA
- a CDS encoding ARPP-2 domain-containing protein — MNRLELTGLTARPSQVWGGIRLVPLVREKPVEGLRLHQEVYVDGGSGIVELGPRTHYTSYIPHGFVADWSGEGAGSAAYGTQLAAHGEAGGAPPRTVRLPRHRHHRMAKRRPGDRLRFLPLHLALEGYLSLHFGGPSTAWEEWSRQALRDGLSPRAEDAYLGWSVRGLDDALRVFEIHPGQCGVMVYASDALAAAFVVPHPDDYRLLHASLLQDLYGELVHQYAMYGAPVADFGARIVDGPGLNTLAGLRAAAREQEREWSEAHDTLFARELLDTSYGFDRVYRMGSFTLWRFLPPFLLNRGGQHIGETITDPMGRVAYLKTFRLSEAQIRRGHLLQRLADADWQLPRAAAALGATEEELVRRIRAAGFESLLRARG; from the coding sequence GTGAACAGGCTCGAACTGACGGGTCTCACCGCCCGTCCCTCGCAGGTGTGGGGCGGCATCCGGCTGGTGCCGCTGGTGCGCGAGAAGCCCGTCGAGGGGCTCCGGCTGCATCAGGAGGTGTACGTGGATGGCGGGAGCGGCATCGTGGAGCTGGGGCCGCGGACCCACTACACCTCGTACATCCCGCACGGCTTCGTCGCGGACTGGTCGGGCGAGGGCGCCGGGAGCGCCGCGTACGGTACGCAGTTGGCGGCCCACGGCGAGGCGGGGGGCGCCCCGCCCAGGACCGTGCGGCTGCCGCGCCACCGCCATCACCGGATGGCCAAGCGCCGGCCCGGCGACCGGCTGCGCTTCCTGCCGCTGCATCTCGCGCTGGAGGGCTACCTCTCGCTGCACTTCGGCGGACCGTCGACGGCCTGGGAGGAGTGGTCGCGTCAGGCGCTGCGCGACGGCCTGTCGCCACGCGCCGAGGACGCGTACCTGGGGTGGTCGGTGCGCGGGCTCGACGACGCGCTGCGGGTGTTCGAGATCCATCCCGGCCAGTGCGGGGTGATGGTGTACGCGTCCGACGCGCTCGCCGCGGCCTTCGTGGTGCCGCACCCCGACGACTACCGCCTGTTGCACGCGTCGCTCCTCCAGGACCTGTACGGGGAGCTGGTCCACCAGTACGCGATGTACGGCGCGCCGGTCGCCGATTTCGGGGCGCGGATCGTGGACGGGCCGGGGCTGAACACGCTCGCCGGTCTCCGGGCGGCCGCGCGGGAGCAGGAGCGGGAGTGGAGCGAGGCGCACGACACGCTGTTCGCTCGGGAGCTCCTGGACACCTCCTACGGCTTCGACCGGGTGTACCGGATGGGGTCCTTCACGCTGTGGCGGTTCCTGCCGCCCTTCCTGCTGAATCGGGGCGGGCAGCACATCGGTGAAACCATCACCGACCCCATGGGGCGGGTCGCCTATCTGAAGACGTTCCGGCTGTCCGAGGCGCAGATCCGGCGCGGCCACCTGTTGCAACGGCTCGCGGACGCGGACTGGCAGCTCCCGCGTGCCGCGGCGGCGCTGGGCGCGACCGAGGAGGAGCTGGTGCGGCGAATCCGGGCGGCGGGCTTCGAGTCGCTGCTCAGGGCCCGTGGGTGA
- a CDS encoding RDD family protein, whose translation MDNRQAIGSWLSGPRAAAEDMGADFGYRGKRLGLPEQGPGAMAPLGRRFGAIFIDWALCMLIAYGLFARGDQQAAGNWAVGIFLLLSLLTVGTVGCTPGKRVLGIRVVAEGGGRLGLGRVLVRSVLLCLVIPALVWDRDGRGLHDRLARAVQIRG comes from the coding sequence GTGGACAACAGGCAAGCAATCGGATCGTGGCTCTCCGGGCCGCGTGCGGCAGCCGAGGACATGGGCGCGGACTTCGGGTACCGGGGCAAGCGGCTCGGTCTTCCCGAGCAGGGGCCCGGGGCCATGGCGCCGCTCGGCCGCCGCTTCGGAGCGATCTTCATCGACTGGGCCCTGTGCATGCTGATCGCATACGGACTGTTCGCCCGCGGTGACCAGCAGGCGGCCGGCAACTGGGCGGTGGGGATCTTCCTCCTGCTGAGCCTGCTCACCGTCGGCACCGTCGGCTGCACCCCCGGAAAGCGCGTCCTGGGCATCAGGGTCGTCGCCGAGGGCGGCGGACGGCTGGGCCTCGGGCGGGTACTGGTGCGCAGCGTGCTGCTGTGCCTGGTGATCCCGGCCCTGGTCTGGGACCGCGACGGCCGGGGCCTGCACGACCGGCTGGCCCGCGCCGTCCAGATCCGCGGCTGA
- a CDS encoding CsbD family protein, producing the protein MSIAKKIAHKAEAVKGGTKKAAGRGTGSRRLQAEGRGDQIKGNIKQAAAKIKDAFKH; encoded by the coding sequence ATGAGTATCGCCAAGAAGATCGCGCACAAAGCCGAAGCGGTCAAAGGCGGCACCAAAAAGGCTGCCGGCCGCGGAACAGGTAGCCGACGTCTGCAGGCGGAAGGACGCGGCGACCAGATCAAGGGCAACATCAAACAAGCTGCGGCGAAGATCAAGGACGCCTTCAAACACTGA
- a CDS encoding DUF4191 domain-containing protein, whose amino-acid sequence MARKAKNTEGADSAENAGRLKQIALTYKMTRRTDSKIGLVVAGVGIVTFGVLLAIGFLINHPIYVGILGFVLALLAMAIVFGRRAERAAFGQMEGQPGAAAAVLDRVGRGWSTTPAVAMNRNQDVVHRAVGKAGIVLVAEGNPNRVKSLLAAEKKKMARIVVDVPVHDIIVGNDEGQVPLKKVRTKMLKLPRVLTGAQVTAANDRLRAMGDLMSNMPLPKGPMPKGMRMPRGGKTR is encoded by the coding sequence ATGGCGAGGAAGGCAAAAAACACTGAAGGCGCGGACAGCGCCGAGAACGCGGGGCGGCTCAAGCAGATCGCCCTGACCTACAAGATGACCAGGCGGACCGACTCCAAGATCGGTCTTGTCGTCGCGGGTGTGGGAATCGTCACCTTCGGTGTCCTCCTCGCGATCGGTTTCTTGATCAACCACCCGATCTACGTGGGCATCCTGGGCTTCGTGCTCGCCCTCCTCGCGATGGCGATCGTCTTCGGACGGCGTGCCGAGCGGGCCGCCTTCGGGCAGATGGAGGGGCAGCCGGGCGCTGCGGCGGCGGTGCTGGACCGCGTGGGCCGCGGCTGGTCCACGACCCCCGCGGTCGCGATGAACCGCAACCAGGACGTCGTCCACCGTGCCGTGGGCAAGGCGGGCATCGTGCTGGTGGCGGAGGGCAACCCGAACCGGGTGAAGAGCCTGCTCGCGGCCGAGAAGAAGAAGATGGCCCGCATCGTGGTCGACGTACCCGTGCACGACATCATCGTCGGCAACGACGAGGGCCAGGTGCCGCTCAAGAAGGTGCGCACCAAGATGCTGAAGCTGCCGCGCGTCCTGACCGGCGCCCAGGTGACCGCCGCCAACGACCGGCTGCGCGCGATGGGTGACCTGATGAGCAACATGCCGCTGCCGAAGGGCCCGATGCCGAAGGGCATGCGGATGCCGCGCGGCGGAAAGACGCGCTGA
- a CDS encoding DUF6131 family protein: MIVIGVVLLIVAFLAKITILWTVGIILIVIGAILFLLGRLGHAVGGRRHYW; the protein is encoded by the coding sequence GTGATCGTCATCGGAGTCGTTCTGCTGATTGTGGCGTTCTTGGCCAAGATCACCATTCTGTGGACGGTCGGGATCATTCTGATCGTGATCGGAGCGATCCTGTTCCTGCTGGGCCGCCTGGGCCACGCGGTCGGCGGACGACGGCACTACTGGTAG
- the glnA gene encoding type I glutamate--ammonia ligase, producing MFQNADDVKKYIADEDVKFIDVRFCDLPGVMQHFTIPAAVFDPTEELAFDGSSIRGFQAIHESDMALRADLSTARVDPFRRDKTVNINFFIHDPITGEQYSRDPRNVARKAEAYLTSTGIADTAYFGPEAEFYVFDNVRFQTSANESFYHIDSEAGAWNTGSEDNNRGYKVRYKGGYFPTPPVDHFADLRAEISLELDRNGLQVERQHHEVGTAGQAEINYKFNTLLAAADDLMLFKYIVKNVAWRNGKTATFMPKPIFGDNGSGMHVHQSLWAGGDPLFYDEQGYAGLSDMARYYIGGILKHAPSLLAFTNPTVNSYHRLVPGFEAPVNMVYSQRNRSAAMRIPITGSNPKAKRVEFRAPDPSSNPYLAFSALLMAGLDGVKNKIEPPEPIDKDLYELAPEEHANVQQVPTSLPAVLDALEADHEYLLAGGVFTPDLIETWIDFKRTQEIAPIQLRPHPHEFELYFDL from the coding sequence ATGTTCCAGAACGCCGACGACGTGAAGAAGTACATCGCCGACGAAGACGTCAAGTTCATCGACGTCCGGTTCTGCGACCTGCCCGGTGTGATGCAGCACTTCACCATCCCGGCGGCGGTCTTCGACCCGACCGAGGAGCTCGCCTTCGACGGCTCGTCGATCCGCGGCTTCCAGGCCATCCACGAGTCCGACATGGCGCTCCGTGCGGACCTCTCGACCGCCCGTGTCGACCCCTTCCGCCGTGACAAGACCGTCAACATCAACTTCTTCATCCACGACCCGATCACCGGCGAGCAGTACAGCCGTGACCCGCGGAACGTGGCCAGGAAGGCGGAGGCGTACCTGACCTCCACGGGTATCGCCGACACCGCGTACTTCGGTCCCGAGGCCGAGTTCTACGTCTTCGACAACGTCCGCTTCCAGACGTCGGCGAACGAGAGCTTCTACCACATCGACTCCGAGGCGGGCGCCTGGAACACCGGGTCGGAGGACAACAACCGCGGCTACAAGGTCCGCTACAAGGGCGGTTACTTCCCGACCCCGCCGGTCGACCACTTCGCCGATCTGCGTGCCGAGATCTCCCTGGAGCTGGACAGGAACGGCCTCCAGGTCGAGCGCCAGCACCACGAGGTCGGCACGGCCGGCCAGGCCGAGATCAACTACAAGTTCAACACGCTGCTCGCCGCGGCCGACGACCTGATGCTCTTCAAGTACATCGTGAAGAACGTCGCCTGGCGCAACGGCAAGACCGCGACCTTCATGCCGAAGCCGATCTTCGGCGACAACGGCTCGGGCATGCACGTCCACCAGTCCCTGTGGGCCGGCGGCGACCCGCTGTTCTACGACGAGCAGGGCTACGCGGGCCTCTCGGACATGGCGCGCTACTACATCGGCGGCATCCTGAAGCACGCCCCGTCGCTGCTGGCGTTCACCAACCCGACGGTGAACTCCTACCACCGTCTGGTGCCCGGCTTCGAGGCCCCGGTCAACATGGTGTACTCGCAGCGCAACCGCTCCGCCGCGATGCGCATCCCGATCACGGGCTCCAACCCGAAGGCCAAGCGCGTCGAGTTCCGCGCCCCGGACCCGTCGTCCAACCCGTACCTCGCCTTCTCGGCCCTCCTGATGGCCGGCCTGGACGGCGTGAAGAACAAGATCGAGCCGCCGGAGCCGATCGACAAGGACCTCTACGAGCTGGCTCCCGAGGAGCACGCCAACGTCCAGCAGGTCCCGACCTCCCTCCCGGCCGTCCTCGACGCCCTTGAGGCGGACCACGAGTACCTCCTGGCCGGCGGCGTCTTCACGCCCGACCTCATCGAGACGTGGATCGACTTCAAGCGCACGCAGGAGATCGCCCCGATCCAGCTGCGGCCGCACCCGCACGAGTTCGAGCTGTACTTCGACCTCTAG